One Gadus morhua chromosome 23, gadMor3.0, whole genome shotgun sequence DNA segment encodes these proteins:
- the idi1 gene encoding isopentenyl-diphosphate Delta-isomerase 1 yields MARGLWAALQVLRSCTHKAPALLQSNLPVLSRVAAFRIPSFCPHSSIYTSPLSSFSEARKHNSSVKMPEINTDNLDEKQVQLLAEMCILIDENDCKIGADTKKNCHLNANIDKGLLHRAFSVFIFNSEEKLLLQQRSDAKITFPGCYTNTCCSHPLHMASEMEEKDAIGVRNAAQRRLQAELGIPIEQVTPEEMTYLTRIHYKAQSDGVWGEHEIDYILFLQKDVDLSPDPNEIQSHCYVTKEELKDMLEKAKRNELAITPWFLLIAETFLFKWWDNLQNLKQFMDHDQIHRM; encoded by the exons ATGGCGAGGGGTTTGTGGGCGGCGCTACAAGTATTGAGGTCCTGCACCCACAAGGCACCAGCTTTGTTGCAATCAAATTTACCTGTCTTGAGTCGGGTAGCAGCTTTTAGGATCCCATCATTTTGCCCTCACTCTTCGATCTACACCAGCCCTTTATCAAG TTTCAGTGAGGCGAGAAAGCATAATTCCTCAGTCAAAATGCCGGAAATAAACACCGATAACTTGGACGAGAAGCAGGTGCAGCTTCTTGCAGAGATGTGCATTCTCATCGACGAAAACGACTGTAAGATTGGAGCGGATACAAAGAAGAACTGTCACCTGAACGCCAACATTGATAAAG GTCTATTACACAGAGCTTTCAGCGTCTTCATTTTCAACAGTGAGGAGAAGCTTCTTTTGCAACAGAGGTCTGACGCTAAAATCACCTTTCCAG GctgttacacaaacacatgctgcaGTCATCCTTTGCACATGGCCagtgagatggaggagaaggatgcCATCGGAGTCAGGAATGCTGCTCAGAGGAGGCTGCAAGCGGAACTAGGAATCCCCATTGAACAG gtgacCCCAGAGGAGATGACCTACCTGACCAGAATCCATTACAAGGCCCAGTCTGATGGCGTCTGGGGGGAGCACGAAATTGACTACATCCTCTTTCTACAGAAG GACGTGGATCTGAGCCCGGACCCCAACGAGATCCAGAGCCACTGCTATGTCACCAAGGAAGAGCTGAAGGACATGTTGGAGAAGGCCAAGCGCAACGAGCTGGCCATCACCCCTTGGTTCCTCCTCATCGCAGAGACCTTCCTCTTCAAGTGGTGGGACAACCTGCAGAACCTCAAGCAGTTCATGGATCACGACCAAATCCACCGCATGTGA